The Nostoc cf. commune SO-36 genomic sequence GATCGCTTAAAGTAAAATTTCGACCCTTTTTTAACCAAGCAGCAATTTCCGGGTCATCCCAAAACAGCGGATCGATCCAAGCTAAATTGTGCCAAGCTAGCAAATCGCCATAGTCTGGCAATTCCCAATTTGCTAAACACCAAGCTTGCCCCTTCTCCTGCCTTTGCTGATACAACTCGGCATAGCGGGGATGAGGGTCAATCAAAGTATGGTGATTGGCATCAAAAAAGTGTTGGATAATAAATTCGCGCTGTTGCTGGGTAAGTTGTTCATCCGGTGTCAAGCTGGCTGTGAGGTAAGGGTCAAAAGCAGTACCAGCAATATAATCTTCGAGTTGCAATATCAACGATGGTACTAAATTCACCGTTTGGTGTAACTTAGGATATCGCTCTAAGAGCAATACCAAATCCAAATAATCTTTAGTCCCATGCAAACGTACCCAAGGTAAACGGTACTGCTGACTAGAAGATAGCGAAACGCCGCTGCCAGGAGATTTGTACAGCGGCTGATGTTGATGCCAGATAAAAGCGATGTAAAGAGGATGGGACATAGAAATAGTTAGGAGTTAAGAATGAGGAGTTAGGAGTTGATTCAAAACTCATAACTCCTAACTCCTAACTCCTAACTTTTACACCACTTGCTCAATTTCTGCAATTTCAGGAATCATTTCCTTTAAACGGCGCTCAATACCCATTCTCAGGGTCATTGCAGAACTGGGACAAGAACCACAAGCACCTTGCAGCCGCAGTTTTACAACAGGCCCATCAAGTTCTACGAGTTCCACATTGCCGCCATCAGACATGAGATAAGGGCGCATTTCATCTAAGACTGTTTCAACGTTGTCAATTGTAAGTTCCATAGTTTAGACCTGCTAAGTTAATGATGGGGATTGGGCATGGGGCATGGGGCATTGAATAATAATGATCTCTGTGCCAAATGCGCGGTTAGTCATTAACCATTATCCAAAATTTTGTTTTCCAGCTTTGTTAAATCGATCCTAAATCTAATTGCCGCTAGATTGTCAGGTGTCAGTTTTTAATGACTTTTGACTAAACCACTGCTGGTCTTAGCAACTTGATATTAGATTAGCTGAACAATTTGTTGTGCAAGCCCTCCTACTCTACTTTAGCCTTTAAAGTACTGAAGAGAACGCCAGGAGGTGAGGACAAGGAAGGTTTTTTCCCAATACCCCATACTTCTGTACGAGAGGCTGCGCCCTAAGCGTAGTTATGCCGCAGGCTTTACGGCAACACTCAGTATAAGTGCCCAATATGGTTATTAAAATACTAAAAAATTTTAAAGTTTAAAACTAAAAACTCAGTACTGGTAATCTTCCAAATAGCCAATGACCAATGACTAATGACTAACATTCAGCACTATTTGTTGAGTCGCTATCACCAGATGAAACCAAGACTGGTTGTTGATATAGTGGCACGGTGAATGTGACTGTTGAGCCAAGTCCTTCGCCCAGACTATAAAAATGTACCTCGCCACCCATTGCCTCTACTAGCTTCTGGGATATTGCCAGTCCTAAACCTGTACCGCCGTACTGGCGAGTGCGGGAACCATCCACCTGAGAGAATAATTGAAACAGTTTATCTTGTTTGTCTAAGGAAACACCAATACCAGTGTCTGCCACACGTACTCTTACCATGCCAGGAAACTGCTGATCTTGAAAGTTCGCCTTTTTGAGTACTAAATCGGCGCTGACGGTAACGCCACCCTCATGAGTAAATTTGATGGCATTACCTACCAAATTGAGCATAACTTGTAGCAAGCGTTGGTAGTTGCTTTGGACAATTATTTCATCAGAGGTAGCAGGCATTTGCATCTGGAAGCTAAGATTTCTCATTTCTGCTTGGGGACGCATATAACGTTCTACATCATTGAATAGCTCATCTAGCTTGACTGGAGCGTAAGTTAACTCCATTTTGCCAGCTTCAATTTTGGCAATGTCCAAAATATCGTTGATGATATTCAGCAAATGTATCGATAATTGGTGAGCTTCTGACAAAAACTGATTTTGTTCTTCTGGGTCATCTGCCATCCCTTCCAAAATCAGCTTCAAGAAGCCAATCATGCCATTGAGAGGGGTACGAATTTCATGGGATACATTAGCCAGAAACTCGCTTTTGAGGCGGGAAGCTTCTTCGGCTTTTTGACGCGCTACTTCTAATTCTTCATATAAAGTAGCATGAGCGATCGCAGTTCCCAATTGATCTGCTGCTTCTTTTGCCAGTTCTAATTCTGATTCTGTTAATGTGTAGCATTCATCCTGCCAACTCAAGGCAACCAATCCATTAGCCTGGTCTTGATAGCAAGTTGCAATCACCAAAGTTTTCTGCCGTCCAGACCCTGCGTATTCAGGCACTTCCATTACAACTGGCTCTAGGGTTGTCAAAGCTTGAGCAAAGGCAGGCTCTGAAGCTATATCTATTTCTAAGCCAAGCATTGATTTGAGTTCTGCCTGGTGATACTCAGCCTTTACCTCTACTTTTGAGCTAGAGGGCTGATAAGGACAAATAATACAACGCTCTAGCCGCAGTGCTTTCCCCAAACTATCAACTGTTTGCTGCCAAATAATATCTAAATCCAACGTCCGGCGGATATTTCTGGTAATGCGATTTACCACTTTTTGGT encodes the following:
- a CDS encoding NifU family protein, which produces MELTIDNVETVLDEMRPYLMSDGGNVELVELDGPVVKLRLQGACGSCPSSAMTLRMGIERRLKEMIPEIAEIEQVV
- a CDS encoding sensor histidine kinase; translated protein: MTITANSQLPNVLSPNLESITSKTDSSLPTLGAELVYTQDGAGRYLTFFWQYSELLGLNAEKIVDDLNQTQTFAPVDKVTYLERLHRILTSLVPERFQCWFSYHQELFELELVISPIMPSLGTTATTVLVMGRLVQATLNKKQVPVAAKTPTQIEVAIRAQQHQKVVNRITRNIRRTLDLDIIWQQTVDSLGKALRLERCIICPYQPSSSKVEVKAEYHQAELKSMLGLEIDIASEPAFAQALTTLEPVVMEVPEYAGSGRQKTLVIATCYQDQANGLVALSWQDECYTLTESELELAKEAADQLGTAIAHATLYEELEVARQKAEEASRLKSEFLANVSHEIRTPLNGMIGFLKLILEGMADDPEEQNQFLSEAHQLSIHLLNIINDILDIAKIEAGKMELTYAPVKLDELFNDVERYMRPQAEMRNLSFQMQMPATSDEIIVQSNYQRLLQVMLNLVGNAIKFTHEGGVTVSADLVLKKANFQDQQFPGMVRVRVADTGIGVSLDKQDKLFQLFSQVDGSRTRQYGGTGLGLAISQKLVEAMGGEVHFYSLGEGLGSTVTFTVPLYQQPVLVSSGDSDSTNSAEC